One stretch of Podospora pseudoanserina strain CBS 124.78 chromosome 4, whole genome shotgun sequence DNA includes these proteins:
- a CDS encoding hypothetical protein (COG:C; EggNog:ENOG503NUWJ; BUSCO:EOG09263A5D), with translation MASEKAPLPFVYTFMAGAIAGVSEILVMYPLDVVKTRVQLQTGKAAAGADTYNGMFDCFSKIIRNEGFSRLYRGITAPILMEAPKRATKFAANDKWGKFYRELFGQTQMTQSLSVLTGASAGATESFVVVPFELVKIRLQDKASAGRYNGMIDVVMKTVRNEGILAMYNGLESTLWRHILWNAGYFGCIFQVRQLIPKAETKQGQMTNDIIAGSVGGTVGTILNTPMDVVKSRIQNTVKVAGQTPKYNWAWPGVATIAKEEGFGALYKGFVPKVLRLGPGGGILLVVYTGVMDFFRNMREAKGL, from the exons ATGGCGTCCGAAAAGGCCCCCCTCCCGTTTGTCTACACCTTCATGGCTG GCGCCATCGCCGGCGTGTCGGAG ATTTTGGTCAT GTACCCCCTTGACGTTGTCAAGACCAGAGT ACAACTCCAAACCGGCaaggccgccgccggcgccgacaCCTACAACGGCATGTTCGACTGCTTCTCCAAGATCATCCGCAACGAGGG CTTCTCCCGCCTCTACCGCGGCATCAccgcccccatcctcatGGAGGCCCCCAAGCGCGCCACCAAGTTCGCCGCCAACGACAAGTGGGGCAAGTTCTACCGTGAGCTCTTCGGCCAAACCCAAATGACACAATCCCTCTCCGTCCTCACCGGCGCCTCCGCCGGCGCCACCGAGTCCTTCGTTGTCGTTCCCTTCGAGCTCGTCAAGATCCGCCTCCAAGACAAGGCCTCGGCCGGCCGGTACAACGGCATGATCGACGTCGTCATGAAGACGGTCCGCAACGAGGGCATCCTCGCCATGTACAACGGCCTCGAGTCCACCCTCTGGCGCCACATCCTCTGGAACGCCGGCTACTTTGGCTGCATCTTCCAGGTCCGCCAGCTCATCCCAAAGGCCGAGACGAAGCAGGGCCAGATGACAAACGACATCATCGCCGGCTCCGTCGGCGGCACCGTcggcaccatcctcaacacccccatggACGTCGTCAAGTCCAGGATCCAAAACACCGTCAAGGTCGCCGGCCAGACGCCAAAGTACAACTGGGCCTGGCCCGGCGttgccaccatcgccaaggaGGAAGGGTTCGGCGCTCTGTACAAGGGCTTTGTTCCCAAGGTTCTCCGTCTCGGCCCTGGCGGCGGTATCCTCCTGGTCGTGTACACTGGGGTGATGGACTTTTTCCGCAACATGAGGGAGGCCAAGGGTCTTTAA